A portion of the Sphingobacterium spiritivorum genome contains these proteins:
- a CDS encoding DNA-3-methyladenine glycosylase I — MPKSVIRCSWCGTDELYSQYHDKEWGKQVKDEKTLFEFLVLESAQAGLSWITILRKRENYRRLFADFEYKKVAEFTEKDVEELMQDAGIIRNRLKIKSTIENAKIFMKVQQEFGSFYNYLYSFLPDNSPIINEVKSMSDVPVSTPESDAIAKDLKKRGVKFFGTTICYAYMQAVGMVNDHIVTCSFRDR; from the coding sequence ATGCCAAAATCAGTTATAAGGTGTTCCTGGTGTGGAACAGACGAACTATACAGTCAATACCATGACAAGGAATGGGGTAAACAGGTAAAGGATGAAAAGACACTATTTGAGTTTTTGGTGCTGGAATCTGCACAGGCGGGTTTGAGCTGGATTACCATCCTGAGAAAAAGAGAGAATTATCGCCGTCTCTTTGCCGACTTTGAATATAAGAAAGTGGCTGAGTTTACAGAAAAGGATGTGGAGGAATTAATGCAGGATGCGGGTATTATCCGTAACCGATTGAAAATAAAGAGTACGATCGAGAATGCGAAGATCTTTATGAAGGTACAGCAGGAATTTGGCAGTTTTTACAATTACCTGTATTCCTTCCTGCCGGATAATTCCCCAATCATCAATGAAGTAAAATCCATGAGCGATGTACCCGTCAGCACACCAGAGTCAGATGCGATTGCAAAAGATTTAAAGAAAAGAGGGGTGAAATTTTTTGGTACAACGATCTGCTATGCTTACATGCAGGCGGTAGGTATGGTGAATGATCACATTGTTACATGTTCCTTCAGAGATCGTTAA
- a CDS encoding DUF4271 domain-containing protein, with protein sequence MSAKQFVILFLIVGMGFLLPHRSVANISIQTDSLYVDSASSLQKMYPLIMPDPDRGISIPQEIKDKVIVTNGDFIKWMKFADTLKKDQPDAFRSGDARENRPVWIVSIIMILVFAVALVRMFFPLDFNVIIEAYFKDRLLQQVSKEDNMATSWSYIFLYIIFSFTLGLFLLMYDAYMSGNGYSLTLNNFLKISLIVGVLFILKILFIRFISFVFELDKLVREYIAVLYLVYFNSMLILMPTVLVLSLLPSAYFTFVISFSIILVFILFIYRYLRTAFHLFGNLRFSLFYLILYLCCLEIAPILILVRTLSK encoded by the coding sequence ATGTCTGCGAAGCAATTCGTTATTTTATTTTTGATAGTCGGAATGGGCTTTTTGTTGCCACATCGTTCGGTAGCAAATATAAGTATACAAACTGACTCCTTGTACGTAGATAGTGCCTCTTCTCTTCAAAAGATGTACCCGCTTATTATGCCGGATCCTGATCGTGGAATTAGCATTCCACAGGAAATAAAGGATAAGGTAATTGTTACAAACGGAGATTTTATCAAATGGATGAAGTTCGCGGATACATTAAAGAAAGATCAGCCGGATGCATTCAGGTCCGGGGATGCGAGGGAAAATCGTCCGGTATGGATTGTAAGCATTATTATGATACTCGTATTCGCAGTAGCGTTGGTGCGCATGTTTTTCCCATTGGATTTCAATGTTATTATTGAAGCGTATTTTAAGGACCGGCTGTTACAACAGGTCAGTAAAGAAGATAACATGGCAACCTCCTGGTCTTACATCTTTCTTTATATTATCTTCAGTTTCACACTAGGCTTGTTTTTACTGATGTACGACGCCTATATGTCAGGTAACGGCTATTCGTTGACATTAAATAATTTTCTCAAAATTTCGCTTATCGTTGGAGTCCTGTTTATTCTCAAAATTCTGTTTATAAGATTTATTTCTTTTGTATTCGAATTGGATAAATTGGTACGGGAATACATTGCGGTTCTATATTTAGTTTATTTTAACAGTATGTTAATTCTGATGCCAACAGTCTTGGTTTTGAGTTTATTGCCGTCTGCTTATTTTACATTCGTAATATCATTTTCAATAATTTTAGTTTTTATTTTGTTTATTTACAGGTATTTACGCACTGCTTTTCATTTGTTTGGTAATCTTAGGTTCTCTCTTTTTTATTTAATTTTGTACCTTTGCTGCCTAGAAATCGCACCGATATTGATATTAGTGAGAACGTTGAGCAAATAA
- a CDS encoding transglycosylase domain-containing protein, whose protein sequence is MLKKFFNKITPTQKRWIIGILSGIILLMIVGVSYGLSKRDAILQRAIASAKEKMDKKYGVDLKIQYYGFKGLATVVFKNVYVTPKGKDQLAHIDDFAVSVRIWPLLFGDVKIGQIEMNKANFTLIKKDSISNYDFLFRKKNKDSVDTPKAEKNLAALADGILKQVFFKIPRNMDVQDFEVSFRDDSTYQRLRIPRAEISGGDIDAALFLNDNDAQWNVAGYVNPDRQELNLKLSSEQKDTEFPFLKSKFGVRLSFDEIEFDLNKVDRKGKEMLTLGGDWHFKNLKLHHWRLSDQDINLPEATLEGGVNIGAQSIELQEGSKVRVRDFEFSPKAKYIHKPQQIVALAVHTGKFEAQKFFDAIPNGLFESVEGIQVSGQIQYDLDFEVNLKKPDQLNFSSRMDDKELKIVKWGKADISKLNSPFVYTAYEDEKVMREILVGPQNPKFAPYESISRYMRTTLLNTEDPFFFKHNGFQEEAFKLSIVTNIKERKFKRGASTISMQLVKNVFLNRNKTLVRKLEEIVLVWLMESSHQVSKERLYEVYLNVIEWGNNVYGITEAANYYFGKKPSEITLGESLFLSSIVPRPKKGLYAFDYTGHLKPQMSRYFNTYGNIMVKTGQLARDTTVANYGFYTVVLQPHLRPSRPAGLVVDSLQNMDDEQEEMIKELENEEKEKRSLFDKILGRKKTDEEENK, encoded by the coding sequence ATGCTCAAAAAGTTTTTTAATAAAATTACTCCTACACAGAAGCGGTGGATCATCGGGATACTGTCCGGCATTATATTGTTGATGATTGTCGGCGTTTCCTATGGGTTGAGTAAGCGGGATGCTATTTTGCAAAGAGCAATAGCTTCTGCCAAAGAGAAAATGGATAAAAAATATGGGGTTGATCTGAAAATTCAATATTACGGATTTAAGGGATTAGCAACAGTTGTTTTCAAAAATGTATACGTTACACCTAAAGGAAAAGATCAGCTTGCACATATAGATGATTTCGCAGTGTCGGTGCGTATATGGCCTTTGTTGTTCGGAGATGTAAAAATCGGACAGATCGAAATGAATAAGGCCAATTTTACACTGATCAAAAAGGATAGCATAAGCAATTATGATTTCCTGTTTAGAAAGAAAAATAAAGATTCTGTTGATACGCCCAAAGCCGAAAAAAATCTGGCAGCTTTAGCCGATGGAATTCTGAAACAGGTTTTCTTCAAAATTCCCAGAAATATGGATGTTCAGGATTTTGAAGTGTCTTTCAGAGATGACAGTACTTATCAGCGCTTACGGATACCCCGTGCCGAGATTAGCGGAGGTGATATAGATGCTGCCCTGTTTCTGAATGATAATGATGCACAATGGAATGTGGCAGGATATGTAAATCCTGACCGGCAGGAACTGAATCTCAAACTGTCATCTGAACAGAAAGATACAGAGTTTCCTTTTCTGAAGAGTAAATTCGGAGTGCGATTAAGCTTTGATGAAATCGAATTTGATTTAAATAAAGTAGACCGAAAGGGGAAAGAGATGTTAACCCTTGGCGGGGACTGGCATTTTAAAAACCTGAAGTTGCATCATTGGAGATTGTCTGATCAGGATATTAATCTGCCGGAAGCCACTTTAGAGGGAGGAGTAAATATTGGTGCGCAATCTATAGAGCTTCAAGAAGGGAGCAAAGTCAGGGTCAGAGATTTTGAATTCAGCCCGAAGGCAAAGTATATTCATAAACCTCAGCAGATCGTTGCGTTAGCTGTACATACCGGTAAATTTGAAGCACAGAAATTTTTTGATGCTATTCCAAACGGACTTTTTGAATCTGTAGAGGGCATACAGGTTTCAGGACAGATTCAGTATGATCTGGACTTTGAGGTCAATCTCAAAAAACCGGATCAGCTTAACTTTTCTTCCCGTATGGATGATAAGGAACTCAAGATTGTAAAATGGGGAAAAGCGGATATCAGTAAACTCAACTCTCCGTTTGTATATACGGCGTATGAAGATGAAAAAGTTATGCGCGAAATTCTGGTTGGTCCTCAAAACCCCAAATTTGCTCCGTATGAAAGTATTTCCAGGTATATGCGTACCACATTACTGAATACCGAGGATCCTTTCTTTTTTAAACATAACGGATTTCAGGAAGAGGCTTTCAAGCTTTCTATTGTTACCAACATAAAAGAAAGAAAATTTAAACGTGGAGCAAGTACCATCTCCATGCAGTTAGTGAAAAATGTTTTTCTGAACAGAAATAAGACACTGGTTCGTAAGCTGGAAGAGATTGTACTCGTCTGGCTGATGGAATCTTCCCATCAGGTGAGCAAAGAACGATTGTATGAGGTCTATCTGAATGTAATCGAATGGGGAAATAATGTGTACGGTATCACAGAGGCAGCAAATTATTATTTTGGTAAAAAGCCTTCTGAAATCACGCTGGGAGAAAGCTTATTTTTATCAAGCATTGTTCCCCGTCCCAAAAAAGGACTGTACGCCTTTGATTATACAGGACATCTGAAACCACAGATGTCGCGGTATTTTAATACCTATGGAAATATCATGGTCAAGACTGGTCAACTGGCCAGAGATACCACTGTGGCCAATTACGGATTCTATACTGTTGTTCTTCAACCGCACCTCAGACCGTCAAGACCTGCCGGACTGGTTGTAGATTCCTTGCAGAATATGGATGATGAACAGGAAGAAATGATCAAGGAACTGGAAAATGAAGAAAAGGAAAAAAGAAGCCTCTTTGATAAAATATTAGGAAGAAAAAAAACAGACGAAGAGGAGAATAAATAA
- a CDS encoding Mrp/NBP35 family ATP-binding protein produces MITKEQILNALSHVEEPDLKKDLVTLNMIQHIEIFPDKIKFDVVLTTPACPLKGHIEHACRNAIALFIDKNLTVDINMTSNVTSREGNQLSGIKNIILVASGKGGVGKSTVAANLALALAEKGAKTGLLDADIYGPSVPIMFGLEGAKPQSVQTADGKTKILPIEKFDLKLLSIGFFTDPNQPIPWRGPMATSAIKQLFNDADWGELDYLVVDMPPGTGDIHITVAQTYPISGAVIVTTPQQVALADTIKGIGMFMMEGINIPILGIVENMAYFTPAELPNNKYYIFGKDGGKRLAQENNVPFLGEIPLVKGISDAGDNGFPILLDKDDPVSTAFLDIAGRTAQQLSIELARH; encoded by the coding sequence ATGATCACAAAAGAACAGATATTAAATGCCCTGAGTCATGTAGAAGAACCGGATCTAAAAAAGGATCTCGTAACACTTAATATGATTCAGCATATCGAAATATTTCCGGATAAGATAAAATTTGATGTTGTATTAACTACGCCGGCCTGCCCGCTTAAAGGGCATATCGAGCATGCCTGCCGAAATGCGATAGCCTTGTTTATAGACAAAAATCTAACTGTAGATATCAATATGACCTCCAATGTGACGAGCCGGGAGGGCAATCAGCTTTCGGGTATCAAAAATATTATTCTCGTTGCATCCGGAAAAGGTGGAGTGGGTAAATCTACAGTCGCTGCAAATCTCGCACTTGCACTTGCTGAAAAAGGTGCAAAAACGGGGCTTTTGGATGCAGACATCTATGGTCCTTCGGTTCCGATTATGTTTGGACTGGAAGGAGCCAAACCTCAATCTGTCCAAACGGCGGATGGTAAAACAAAAATTTTACCGATTGAGAAATTTGATCTTAAGTTATTATCCATCGGTTTTTTCACAGATCCAAATCAACCTATTCCCTGGAGAGGTCCTATGGCCACATCAGCGATCAAACAATTATTCAATGACGCAGACTGGGGAGAACTGGATTACCTCGTGGTAGATATGCCTCCCGGAACAGGCGATATTCATATTACTGTTGCTCAGACTTATCCTATATCCGGAGCTGTCATCGTAACGACTCCTCAGCAGGTAGCCTTAGCTGATACCATAAAAGGGATAGGGATGTTTATGATGGAAGGGATTAATATTCCTATATTGGGAATAGTAGAAAACATGGCTTACTTTACGCCTGCTGAATTACCGAATAACAAATACTATATCTTCGGAAAAGATGGAGGGAAGAGATTAGCGCAGGAAAATAATGTTCCTTTTCTTGGAGAAATTCCTTTGGTAAAGGGAATTTCGGATGCCGGTGATAATGGATTTCCTATATTACTGGATAAAGATGACCCAGTAAGTACGGCCTTCCTGGATATTGCAGGACGTACTGCACAGCAGTTATCGATTGAACTGGCCAGACATTAA
- a CDS encoding phosphoribosyltransferase → MKYLTVDNLEFEIMIDHDQIQKRIRLIGIDLNMRFENKHPVFIGVLNGCFMFMSDLMKQVVIPSELSFVKLASYKGVEKEDIAELIGVGMDLTGRDVIIVEDIIDSGHSLKYTMDALEKLGVASISVCALLMKPANLQVQFDNIMYIGFEIEKEFVIGYGLDYNGQCRNLPDIYQHIPSRS, encoded by the coding sequence ATGAAATACCTTACAGTAGATAATCTGGAATTTGAGATTATGATTGATCATGATCAGATACAAAAACGTATACGTTTGATAGGGATTGATCTGAATATGCGCTTTGAAAATAAGCACCCTGTATTTATCGGTGTGTTAAACGGCTGTTTTATGTTTATGTCAGATCTGATGAAACAGGTTGTTATTCCTTCGGAGCTTTCCTTTGTTAAACTAGCCTCATACAAAGGAGTGGAGAAAGAAGATATTGCAGAACTGATAGGCGTAGGGATGGATCTCACAGGCAGGGATGTCATTATTGTCGAAGATATTATTGACTCCGGCCACTCATTGAAATATACAATGGATGCTTTGGAAAAATTAGGAGTAGCCAGTATTTCAGTTTGTGCATTGTTAATGAAACCGGCCAATCTTCAGGTGCAGTTTGATAACATCATGTATATAGGTTTTGAAATAGAGAAAGAGTTCGTTATCGGATACGGGCTCGATTATAACGGACAATGCCGTAATCTTCCGGATATCTATCAACACATTCCTTCGAGATCTTAA